CCATTATCCTATATGGCGTTAAAATCGATTCAGTGTAAATTTGAGAAACGGAGagagtttcatatttattatactactaATTTACACGTTAAAGAGGATAGTGGAGGGGAGTCAGTGCAGAGGTATTAGGTACCTCATATTCTTTCTATCCAGACTGTATGCCAAAATTTGTGATTATCGGTtagtaacaaacaaacactttCTCATATATATTCTTCGTAAGGATAGGCAATAAAACGCGACAGAATTAAACGAATAACACTAACGTGTAGTAAATTACAAACACTTTCACAAATAACACAgctattttgtttaatactaaataaaaaacaacaaatgtataattaattaaattacaacagAGCGATGGAAACAAAGTATTGCCAGTTAATAATAGAGTTAGTCTATAATTTTCATAGTAAAAGCTATCATTCATTTACAACACTAaagcgataaaatatttatctacctAATATACGTTTATTGATCGATGAAACATTGTTGTGTTTAATGACAgctcatattttatatacatttgtccTCTTATCATGgtgagtatttaattaattatttaaataaagaacgtcTTTATTCgaattgaaatatgtttttttttttgcggttGAATTTAGTTTCATTTAGAGCATTGAcgatttgagtttttttttgtttaaatttttttgggcGAGgattatttcaatgattttttcACGGaggagttttaaatttaaattaaacatatggaAAAAGGAGTTAAGACAGCAATTTTTACTTGAGttgccaaaaataaataatagcataaCTAATTTCATCATTCGTGTCTAAATTCCCTACCTTTTTAACAAACTTTTTATTCGCTGCAACTTGTCATGGTTGCTAAAAAAATGGGTCGACCGACCTAAGTACCTTTATATCACGCTGTACGCGTTATCAagttttggatattttattattaataaattcaaaattatttacaaaacaacatattttattatttattttattctgtcatGACATTTAGAATGCTTTACTTTTTGAATGCCTCTTTGGTCTGATGACAAGATTAGTTACCTAAGTTTAAATGGAATTCAagtcaaaaaaaatttttgttttgatttgtcaAGAAACTCTTATCAGCACGGAATTTGGCAATTTTTCTTCCATTTTACACACACATCTGTATCTATTCGGTAGTTCGTTCCATTCTGGTCAGATTTGCCATTCCGAAAAAATTGAGTGTACACAATTTCTTTTACACAAACTAGTGCAACATTTATTGACCGAATTACatgatcataatattattataattgataagcACATACTTTCGCTAAGCATATTTAAGTAACTAGCCTTATTCAGCTATTCATGTATAGTATTAAACAACGAATAAAACActagaatattcagaaaatgTTGCTTTTAATATGAGTTGATagataatttctaaattatttttcaatgtaaataaaacaaaaatatattataatatcatgcaAATAATTTGTTTGTGTAGTAAAATGAACAGATTTCTTGAATTGTGCTTGAAATGTTTTAGATACAATGAAAGCTCGAGTAATTTATAATGGAcaaggaaaacattttaaaagtgcGAAGCTTAAACGTGATGTAAGAATTAATGCTTATATTTTGCTTAGAAAATTTTCCcttcattaaaaatgtaaaacgatatttatgataattatcggtaaacacttaaatataaatatttacggtgaagtttttctaataaatataatgaagaaTGGAACACAGAGTACTTTGTTAAGAAGGTTACTTCCAAATCAACTTTTATTCAAAAACGATTTgaagacataaataattattttaatcacaaaaGCAAACTAACAAATGATGTATAGGCTGACAATGGTTCAATTatggcaataaatatatataaaatgtttgataaacAATCAATCAAGTGAGTCATAACTCTGTGAATCATTAGGGAAAATCTGAAAATGctgtaacgataaaaaaatctgtataattAAGGGACAATTAACTCGcccaaataaaagaaaagtactAATTGACGACGGAAGCAGAAAAAATAGGTGGAAAGGCAAAAAAAGACTGAAAGATGAATAGAATGATGTTTAGAAACTGAAAACTACTGAAGATCTTATTTGATAAAGAAATGAATGAAAGAAAAgacaccacgctgatccaaaaaattgtatacaaacGAGCAAAGGAACATTTCCatatttctttctttaaatAGAGCTCTCAATCTTACTTTGAATAGAATCAATTTTTgggtcaataaataaaaattgatataaatctattagtttttgcattaaaaaaaatctgaacgCTTTTCTTAAAAacagattttaaaaaatcttgtgaataattttttttttatcgttctaGAAATTTCTACCAACCATGACCACAGTTTTCATGATCGCTCGTTGGTTTGGAATTCCGACGTATGGAGGTAGCTTTTTCCTGTACTGGGCTTTGATTATCTTGACGATGCTGACTGCTATAGACGCTGCAGCCATTTGGAAGCTAGTTCAGTTGCTAAGTGGAATAGCGGCAAATAACACAAATGGACGTTagttattctaaattaaattaggttCATATTCATTCTCATAGTGCGAAAAATATGTGTGTGCATGTTTGTGTGCGTGTTTGTCTGTGAATTTATCTCTTACTGCATTATTGTAACTCTAttcaaaaatcataaaaactatatccatgtttgtttaatttactattattataagtaatcgtgttataattttttagaaGTAATGGCTCGCCTATCcggattaatattttatggaaatgCATTGTTCTCGTTGATGCTCTCatggaaatttattaataaatggaaAACTCTTTCTATTGATTGGCTAAGATTAGAGACGGGTGAAATTACTTTTCCGCCTGACGTAACTATCAGAAGACGCGTCATGTTGGTAGTAATACTTGTGGCGTTATTTGCAATTGGTACgtgtttttatagaaatactaataatattgtatgttgtATTCAAGGCTTCCTAGTGTTCCTGCTATTGTCTCCAATTCAAGTCCagttgttatttaaacaaaaagttttatagTATGTCTTCTACGTCAAATAATATTCTGACAATGTCAGGTATCAGAGGGAAGATAGAAGATTAATAGGTCccatatttttaaagttttactgATCCTAGATAGTTCAGCGGTTACCACGCGTGCATCTTTATTGATGATTGCGTGTTAAAATATGCCAATTGTaccaataaattttcataacttgtcattataatttatcttaagataaattttctttataatatattcaaatatattattcattcaataataAAGTACATAGTACGGAATTTATAtagctataatttattattttatagcaaattaaacgatattattaatttagttgtgTCAATACGGCaccgaatatttttttcttttccatttcagattttttatttcgatattatatttacatacaaatattatctttacatGTATTTATGCCAATTGTTTGCTTAAGCATATTggcaaaatatttcaaatgactGTTCGATCCAACATGTCTGAAAATTAACACGTAACAGAATATGTTTGCTTTTGTATTAAACGCtgcaaaatacactttatttaatcgtttataaaaaaacaataattattttaaaatgtatgtaagatCTACAATAAACGAATAACTAGAATTAGATAACTGTGTAAAAAGTTAGTAAGTAATTTTCTAAAATAGTTAAGcctttaaattagtttaatttcagCGGAACATACTTTAAGTATGATATCAGCTACGGGCTTAGATTGTCCTGCTAATGAATACTTCGAAAGATACATTTTATCTTCTCacggatttttattaaaaacttgtaagttatataattttatattttgtctatatatataatatgttcacATTATAGAAGCACAATATTAACATaatgatatttctttttttttagacGAATATACTCTTTGGCTGGCaataccaatatttattatgagcAAATCAGCGACAATCCTTTGGAATTTTCAAGATTTGATCATCATTTTGATAAGCATGGGATTAACGTCGAGGTACTACAGAATGAATTCGTTCGTCAAATACGTCATTAAATACGAGAAACGTGCCGGGAAAGTTAAAAAGGTACAGCTGAAGCTTATATCTAATAAGCTGCCTTGTAAAATTTATGAACGTTATAGCAATTTGCACAAGTCAGGTTTACGCGACGTTGACTGAGACAGGTCCaagtatgttaaaaaatatcgaaGCAATTTAAGCAATAACAAACAATGCATCTTCTCTCCATAATCTTCACCTtaatgttattccatataatttaaaaatacacaaacattCGCTTAAAGTGACAGTTGTCATATTGCGAGAGAAATTCCTCCTTATTTTGACGTGTACAGCATGCATTACATTCGAGAATGATTGCATGATTTTGCACTAAAAACACATTGAAGATTGATACCGTATATGTTCGAGTATATACGGTACCAAATCAAAAATACTGAGGACCTATTTTGCAAGAAAAAACTCGAACTCACTGCAGAAcatgatcgtgaaatgtcagaaattgCAACATTGacctcaataatattattatttgaaatatacatacaataaaataagtctattaatatttcacgaatgagattataataattaacaaacttGACTGAATTGTTTGGACTttgatgttatataaaaaaacatcatatagTATGTGTTTTAGTTTGGGACTGATTACTGTTTCCAAGCAAATACTTGGTGTAGGATCAGACAGGCATACGTGCAGCAGGCAGCGTTAGTTCGAAAGATCGACGAAGACCTGGGACCTCTAGTGTTTCTCTCCAACTTGAATAACTTGTACTTCATCTGTTTGCAGCTGTTTTTGGGTATTAGGTTAGTATCACAAGTGTAGTATATCCTGTATACTACAAAAATGTACTCAATGTTTCTACAATGAGCAAAATTGTACTTTATAcagttataacattaattttagatgcatattatatagatatcttGATACTGATATTTCTGTTCTGATTGATGAAGACAGAGCGCCCAAAAGGTAACGATCAGAATTGACGACTAGAATTTTTCTCTAAAAAGGTCAAAGTTaaacgaaaaacaaaattagaaataaacatcATATAAGAATACTTCCCATTGATCCAACGGGACAtgttccaaataaaatataatcattttattcttACAGACGTATAGACGGAACATTAATCAACAAAATATACTACTTCTTTTCCTTGGGATGGCTCATCTTACGCGCGTCCAGTGTGGTGCTCTCCGCTGCAGATATTAGTTTGCATTCGAAGCGAGCCTTGCCCTATTTGCATTCCTGTCCAAGTTCCGCCTATAATATAGAGGTGAAAACTCTTTACAATATAAGATATGAaaagctataaataataaatcattgagtttcatgtgcttaattgtgTCTTTATCTCAGTTTATATTCGGGGATGAAGAAAAATCTCGTCAGGATACGTAtctcgtttaattttttaatggaatatgtAGGCGAGCAAATGGATCATCTGATGGCAAGTAGTCAAAATCGCCCATACGCATTGGCGCCGTTCAACATTCCATAAAAgaaaaatgcgccaccaaccttggcgactaagatattatgtcctttgtgcctgtcaATCCACTGGTCCACTCATCCTTCAGACAGGAACACCAGACCGGAACATATAACAATCTCCAGACCTTCTTCAAGAGGAACCTTAGCCCAGTATTGAGACGTTTACTGACTATTGCTTCTTCTTTTAGATATCTGATAATAAATTCTAGCACATCATAAAACCAGAATTTCACGAAACGTCAATATTATTGCTTATCAAAATTCGCTTAgactcatacatatatataaatgtaatctaTAACAAATTACCCCTGGCTGCCCCTTaatcaaatgtaaatatatatcccCATGATTGATCATCGTTACAATGCATTTACAGATCAAACGGCTGAAAGACCAATTGAGTCACGACGTTATAGTTTTAAGTGGAATGGGATATTTCTATTTGGATCGACAAAAACTTTTACAggtaatatttatctatatgttttctctttttaatatttcattatattacatCTCTATTAAAAACTATCCAGAATTTTCTGTGTCTggatatattctaccgtcaacaGTAATACTATTGTTGTAtatcggtttgaagggtaagagTTAAtccaggcgcaagggacataacattataGTTCCCAGGGTCGGCGCCGCATTGGTGATATGTGTGGTTTATTACAGTACCAATgcctatgggcagtggtgaccacttaccatcaggtgactcatttgccagtccgccttctaataatataaaaataaaaaccgatattttttttgtacattccATATCATAgcatacttataataaaaaaaaaactatataaaatcttaaacatTATAACTGGCTTTGGTATGTACTGTTCGTTGTGAGCACTGACTCCTAAACTACAGTTAAATCTGGTACCGTTACAATTGCGCAATAaataggattattattattggtatcATAAGGAAAAGATGTGATCATGGTACCAAGTAAAACTTGTACTTGATTCACATACATCTGATAGATTTACTGATATTATTTGTGATGTcgattatatatcatataatgtgATTGAATGGAATACTGTAAAGCAAAGTATGTATCGTTACTATTTTTGGGTTGACACAGGATAATGACTCCATTTCGCATTCGGATAATGACTCTATTTTGAGgccgttttaaataaatgtttgaacaTATAAGGAAGAGTTGaacattaaaattgtctttGTTTCCTTTCTGTTCTAGGTCGCAGCTGTCATTgtcaaatatgaattaattttactacaatatgataattaaaatatatgtgataatgaaataataaagtttattaattccACAAAACCTTTTGATTCTGTACaaaatccaaaataaaatatactttctcAAAATGCTCAAGAAGTCTTATGAAAGGACTTAATCGTCatcttgtattgaattaaaatatgtaattctaCCGCCGATCCGGAAAGTAGAGGGAAACGGGCAACAAGctgttaatatcaattaaatgtatatattatcgtAGCTGGAAAACATGgggttttttataaatcttctgtAGGTGTGTATAAGCTGAATTCCTAAGCGGTTAGACCAATTTCGATGAAACTTTTTGTGTGTCCTAATTTTTGGTGAATTGAGTCTTTGGATGGTTCAGATTGgacccggtaggtggcgctgcggtcaaaaagtaaataaaattcacaattACCCGGACAAAGACTTTCAAAATAGCTGTGTAATCTTATTATAGATACAAATACTGTACTCCTGGAAGGATATATTGAATTTCCGAAGTAGGTAACTAGATGTTATAAGTTTAACTCTACTgctcgtgtctatacaatgattgtcacatattattcttttaaaaaataaatattattaagaatacgAATGTACGGGAGCGCAAAATAATCTGATATTAATGAATCTAAGGAATTGACCGAGCAGAAGCTGAAGCTCAGAAGCATACaatcaattgaaattatttctaatacattAAGTTCAGATCAAATATGTTACCTACAATATGAGATGAATCATGTTCCTTTCCTTTAATGCTGATTAAGCATTTACTTGTACTGTTTTCATACCTTGGACCAACAtaactatatacataatattgatgTAAGCATATCGTGACACAAATGAATATACTCACTTTAAAAATTCTTCACCAATCCAGATCACGAATTCTCTTCTAtctccttaaaaaaatatctgtatattaACGTGCTCTGCGTACGCCAGCAAAATCGCAgacataataaacaaaacatttttctttgtaaatttgctctacaatataaaaaaaatatggagacCCTTATTGTAGCGGGATCGGGTAGCAGTTGTAAATAAAGGCAAGTAACTTAATGCCACAGTACATTGATCCCACATttagtattgaaataatttaattaattatattatactgtcAATATATTTAGACAGCAATAACGTCTACCGTCTGTACTAATGTTAATGCGAAAGgaactctgtctctctgtctgtctgttactctttcaaggccacaccactgaaccgaatttgatgagatttggtataaagcaagctcgAATACCATGGAAGATCATAGGCTACTTCTTAAGCCTAACTGAGCCGACCTTTAAAGCCGAAGCCGTGGgcaacttgtatttttttatgtaatagataaacacatccgatggtaagtggccacaaccgcccatagacattgatgctgtaagaaataataaccattccctacattacaccaatgcgccaccaacctcgggagctaagatgttatgtcccttgtcctgtagttacactggatcactcttcaaaccggaacacaacaatactaagtatttctgttttgcggtagaatatctgatgagtgggtggtaccctacccagacgggcttgcacgaagccctgccaccaagtaaactatATATCTAGATCTTGCTATTAAATTCAGAAGTATTCTTTATCTCTGATGGTCAATCCATATTAGATTCTGGTGCCTTTATACATCCGTTATCCTTGTCGAGGGCGTACTGAACTGTcacgtaaataaatacacacatttttcaatataaattaatactataaaaactacaattttttttataacaaaaattctgatagagtaaataaaaatatctttcatcAGTATTCTCCTTTTACATGTGGTAAATCCAGTATGAACTACTTTCAAGAAATACGTAAACTTTATTACGTCGAGAACTTTTGTAATCCATTTTagaatttttcctttttattcttataagtattttatgtacTGTTACGTACAACATCCTATGAGGACGAGCAACAAAATccagattttgtttttaaagtcaATCTTACGCGAATATTTGAATGGATCTGGCATAGAAATAGATTATAGTCAAAGCACTCAGACAGTCATATAGCATTCAACACCGGTAAGAGTCGATATTAACCAGCGGTTGGAATACGAGAATCTAAGCCGTTGCGGTTTCAACAGGGACAAAAAAATTTCAACaagtaaacttaatttaatttcataattcatCTTGCGCTCGTCTATGAATAATAACATCGTAACGAAAGCTGCATGTGTAGGAAGAAAATCTTTCATTAGTAATCCTCCAAATGTTCAATAGAACAGTGTGGTGTTATAAACTTTAACCTCTGAAAGAAAATGAAGCCTTAGCCCAACTGTGGATTTTTTACATCCAAAGTCTTCTTCCTTTTATTTCCCGATATCATaagtaaaaaattcaataaatagtcAATTAATAAACATTCTTCTCTGCATTTTATATTGATGGCACTTAATTGGCATAGCTCGTTCGTTTCTTTGATTTGATaatccaataatatttaataataataattctacgaATTCATGACATAGCTCATTCGAAGGTATactattacaaatgcgaaattATCTCTGTCTGTTCACGCTTAAAGCGCTGCACctgatttagattaaatttagtatGGTTTGGGTCCAtttgatacttttattaattcacccctcgagcgGGTAAAATGGGGGTATCGGCTAGTGAGCTATACGTAAAGTGAATATTTCGCACAGGTAAAGCCGTGGGTTAAAAGAACAAATAATTCTCGTCGTACGTGTCCGAGATATCCCTGAGTATACCTGAATAATCGTAAAAGACTGGAGGGATAAACTTGTTACCAGTTGATTCGACTTTAACTTCAATTGAAGGTAAAAGAAATTTGGAAAATCTTCCGCGAATATAAAACGGAattcttgtaatatatttaggagattgttttatttgattctttGTAACGAAATCGGTCtattaaaagtacttttagAATGTTGTTTGATTTACAAACTTTTCTGATTCAAAAAATGAACGTATCGTTGTAtttctgtttaataaattaatgtcaatagattattaaaaaaaacatgtcgactttttttttaaatatttctcacTTAGAggatatgcttttttttttatttttatcgatcaaatattaattagatttctaagcaaatgaaaagaaaatgtgtaaggaaaaatatatttagtaaccaatgttgtattttgtattgtattgatttGGTCGACTCGGCTGGACGCGGAGGGTGGAGAACCGGGAACTTTATCATACCTTGGAAAATGTAATGATGACATCGAATGGAAACTGAAAAGTatcaaagtttatatatatataatgtatattaaatcacTTCATATTGTTTCggcatattttgtatttttttattatttgaatttaatatatttctctttattttaacttaacgAGAAATGTAAGGCCAACGATAAGTCTAAATAAACGAAGCACCGATAGTGAAGTCAATGGAAAAAACGAAGGTTTCCTAGTTTAGAGGTTAGAGGCCTCTTTGATTGTTGTATGTAGCGTATTGTAAACcaattagatatattattatatatttaccaacACAGCAcgaaatagtttattaatattaaggcgACACATCTATAGTTATGAAAAACAACACCACAAAAaaactatgtataaaaaaatacataatttatatttacgtaaacACCTTCATGCAGACAAATATTTAACGTCGATTTTAATTTACTGCAAAATAccttgtttattattgttaacgttaaaaattaattggagtacaaaaatctttttagaatatataaaacattcctATAAAGATTTATGATATGAAAACTGAtggatgtttttgttttatcctGAACAAAATAGCCTCAGTGAACccgttatttttgttaaattatgagAATAAAAACGTGTACAAGTATAAAAGATAACTTTACAAAGAAACTAAAATTCTTTATAAGAgaaaacgtatataaaattagcaaatattatttctatatttaaaactcaaatttaatgttgctaaaatttaaaatttaaatttatacattcttttg
This genomic window from Vanessa tameamea isolate UH-Manoa-2023 chromosome 5, ilVanTame1 primary haplotype, whole genome shotgun sequence contains:
- the LOC113392414 gene encoding gustatory receptor for sugar taste 64a-like; translation: MTTVFMIARWFGIPTYGGSFFLYWALIILTMLTAIDAAAIWKLVQLLSGIAANNTNGQVMARLSGLIFYGNALFSLMLSWKFINKWKTLSIDWLRLETGEITFPPDVTIRRRVMLVVILVALFAIAEHTLSMISATGLDCPANEYFERYILSSHGFLLKTYEYTLWLAIPIFIMSKSATILWNFQDLIIILISMGLTSRYYRMNSFVKYVIKYEKRAGKVKKFGTDYCFQANTWCRIRQAYVQQAALVRKIDEDLGPLVFLSNLNNLYFICLQLFLGIRRIDGTLINKIYYFFSLGWLILRASSVVLSAADISLHSKRALPYLHSCPSSAYNIEIKRLKDQLSHDVIVLSGMGYFYLDRQKLLQVAAVIVKYELILLQYDN